The following proteins come from a genomic window of Yinghuangia sp. ASG 101:
- a CDS encoding Zn-ribbon domain-containing OB-fold protein, producing MKDRKPVVPGWFTTDGEFRLLGTKCTACGTVFFPRQETFCRNPACAGGDFAEVRLSARGTVWSYTNAGYRPPAPYVSDPDAEWEPFTIVAVRLAEEGMIVLGQAEPGVTVDDLTVGAEMEVVPGVLYETDEQVFTTWRFKPTGAAA from the coding sequence ATGAAGGACCGCAAGCCCGTGGTTCCCGGCTGGTTCACCACCGACGGGGAGTTCCGGCTCCTCGGCACCAAGTGCACCGCCTGCGGGACCGTGTTCTTTCCCCGGCAGGAGACGTTCTGCCGCAATCCCGCGTGTGCGGGGGGCGACTTCGCGGAGGTGCGGCTTTCGGCGCGCGGGACCGTGTGGTCGTACACCAACGCCGGCTACCGGCCGCCCGCTCCGTATGTCTCGGATCCCGACGCGGAGTGGGAGCCTTTCACGATCGTCGCGGTGCGGCTCGCGGAGGAGGGCATGATCGTCCTCGGTCAGGCCGAGCCCGGGGTGACGGTCGACGACCTGACCGTGGGCGCCGAGATGGAGGTCGTCCCCGGCGTGCTCTACGAGACCGACGAACAGGTGTTCACCACCTGGCGGTTCAAGCCGACGGGGGCCGCCGCGTGA
- a CDS encoding acetoacetate--CoA ligase, translated as MSTVPEPPAAPEILWRPSEARVRAARITDFAARTAENRGIDPFADYADLWSWSIDEPEAFWASVCAYFDVAFSAPPTRVLADARMPGAAWFPHARLNYARHALRRAETHPDETAVVHLDETLDPREITWGELRRAVAAFAHHLRDIGVGPGDRVAAYLPNIPEAVVAMLGCASVGAVWSSCAPDFGARGALDRLRQIDPVVLIAVDGYRHAGKEIDRRTEVAEITRELPTLRQTVHVPLLGHAAPAGAVAWADTVRGDHEDAYEPVEFDHPLWILYSSGTTGLPKAIVHGHGGILLEHLKHNGLHLDLGPGDRFFWYTSTGWMMWNLLIGGLLVGSAIVLYDGSPAFPDPDTQWTVAERTGTTVFGTSAAYLMGCRKHGLRPRETHDLSRLRCVGTTGSPLPPDGFRWVYEDALPDVWLASVSGGTDVCSGFLGGVPTLPVYSGELQARLLGCAVYAWDERGRPVTDRVGELVLTAPMPSMPTMFWNDPDNSRYTASYFDTYPGVWRHGDWITITSRGTAVVHGRSDSTLNRQGIRMGSADIYEAVESIPEIAEALVVGIEQPDGDYWMPLFVVLAPGAALDDALRARVKETIRTRVSPRHIPDDIIEAPGVPHTLTGKRLEIPVKRLLQGRAVAEAVNPGSVDNPDLLRFYTGLAAERASAEADATG; from the coding sequence ATGTCCACCGTGCCCGAGCCGCCCGCCGCTCCCGAGATCCTGTGGCGGCCCTCCGAGGCACGCGTGCGCGCCGCGCGCATCACGGACTTCGCCGCGCGTACCGCCGAAAACCGGGGTATCGACCCGTTCGCCGACTACGCCGACCTGTGGTCCTGGTCGATCGACGAACCCGAGGCCTTCTGGGCGTCCGTCTGCGCCTACTTCGACGTCGCGTTCAGCGCCCCGCCCACGCGCGTCCTCGCCGACGCCCGCATGCCCGGCGCCGCCTGGTTCCCCCACGCGCGCCTCAACTACGCCCGGCACGCCCTGCGCCGCGCCGAGACACACCCGGACGAGACCGCCGTCGTCCACCTGGACGAAACGCTCGACCCGCGCGAGATCACCTGGGGCGAACTGCGCCGCGCGGTGGCCGCGTTCGCCCACCACCTGCGCGACATCGGTGTCGGGCCGGGCGACCGCGTCGCGGCGTACCTGCCCAATATCCCCGAGGCGGTCGTGGCGATGCTCGGGTGCGCGTCGGTCGGTGCGGTGTGGTCGTCCTGCGCCCCGGACTTCGGCGCGCGCGGCGCCCTCGACCGCCTGCGCCAGATCGACCCCGTGGTCCTCATCGCCGTGGACGGCTACCGGCACGCCGGCAAGGAGATCGACCGCCGCACCGAAGTCGCCGAAATCACACGCGAGTTGCCCACCCTGCGGCAGACCGTGCACGTCCCGCTCCTGGGCCACGCGGCCCCCGCGGGAGCCGTCGCCTGGGCCGACACCGTCCGCGGCGACCACGAAGACGCGTACGAGCCGGTCGAGTTCGACCACCCGCTGTGGATCCTCTACTCCTCCGGCACCACCGGCCTGCCCAAGGCGATCGTGCACGGCCACGGCGGCATCCTGCTCGAACACCTCAAGCACAACGGGCTCCACCTCGACCTCGGCCCCGGCGACCGGTTCTTCTGGTACACCTCCACCGGCTGGATGATGTGGAACCTGCTGATCGGCGGCCTTCTCGTCGGCTCCGCGATCGTCTTGTACGACGGCAGCCCCGCCTTCCCCGACCCCGACACGCAGTGGACCGTCGCCGAACGCACCGGCACCACCGTCTTCGGCACCTCCGCCGCGTACCTGATGGGCTGCCGCAAACACGGCCTGCGCCCGCGCGAGACGCACGACCTGTCGCGCCTGCGCTGCGTCGGCACGACGGGATCCCCGCTCCCGCCCGACGGATTCCGCTGGGTGTACGAGGACGCCCTCCCCGACGTGTGGCTCGCCTCCGTGAGCGGCGGGACCGACGTGTGCAGCGGCTTCCTGGGCGGCGTGCCGACGCTGCCCGTGTATTCCGGCGAACTCCAGGCGCGCCTGCTCGGCTGCGCCGTGTACGCCTGGGACGAGCGGGGCCGACCCGTGACCGACCGGGTCGGCGAACTCGTCCTCACCGCCCCGATGCCCTCGATGCCCACCATGTTCTGGAACGACCCGGACAACTCCCGCTACACCGCGAGCTATTTCGATACCTACCCGGGCGTGTGGCGGCACGGCGACTGGATCACGATCACGTCACGAGGGACCGCCGTCGTCCACGGCCGCTCCGACTCGACGCTGAACCGGCAGGGCATCCGCATGGGGTCCGCCGACATCTACGAAGCCGTCGAAAGCATCCCCGAGATCGCCGAAGCCCTCGTCGTCGGCATCGAACAGCCGGACGGCGACTACTGGATGCCGCTCTTCGTGGTCCTGGCCCCCGGCGCCGCACTCGACGACGCGCTGCGCGCCCGTGTCAAGGAGACGATCCGCACCCGTGTCTCCCCCCGGCACATCCCCGACGACATCATCGAGGCGCCCGGCGTCCCGCACACACTGACCGGCAAACGCCTCGAAATCCCCGTGAAGCGTCTGCTCCAGGGCCGCGCCGTCGCCGAAGCCGTCAATCCGGGCTCCGTCGACAACCCCGACCTGCTGCGCTTCTACACCGGCCTGGCCGCCGAAAGAGCCTCCGCCGAAGCCGACGCGACCGGCTGA
- a CDS encoding glycosyltransferase 87 family protein, whose translation MESANDMSFHRVLVSSFRELLTLAPRAPFTGKKDKTFRRGRLLLMVGIPAALITIGLWVWWSVTEDVIFWQMLDLNVYYGAGNSLERGQFELYSSNHGDWSLPFIYPPFSAYIFYKLPFDFAGLQWAMTVTSFVALVAVVWAAWGMLGHRRTWGRVGVTLLTFAAVVWLEPVSWTLIWGQVNIVLMALVLVDLSFPDARWWKGIGIGIAAGLKLTPAIFVVYLIITRRFRAAGVAIGAFLATVAFGFLMIPRASKEYWTNLGEISNKVNGELSVGTLNNQSVKGMLTRLIDNETVVTGIWLVICAVVVVLGLLAAAKASLAGRELLGVVIVGALSLLVSPISWSHHWVWVVPAFILLIHTAYRRATRLWWAAVGAFFVFYASWPMKISALGTWDDKVPFQPFGLMWLVPRDNGREKDWNIWQFFVGNSYLLGGIVLTVLVSWLVLTNTRLVPHPLAVVPVDVPATVPAGSGEAGDPAAAVETAASNSGKAGRKASAAKDGTPGGPGDDPDRRGVGIGN comes from the coding sequence GTGGAGTCCGCAAACGACATGTCCTTCCACCGCGTGCTCGTCTCGTCCTTTCGCGAGCTGCTGACCCTCGCACCGCGGGCCCCGTTCACCGGCAAGAAGGACAAGACGTTCCGCAGAGGCCGACTGTTGCTCATGGTCGGCATTCCGGCGGCCCTGATCACGATCGGGCTGTGGGTGTGGTGGTCCGTCACCGAGGACGTCATTTTCTGGCAAATGCTGGACTTGAACGTCTACTACGGCGCGGGCAATTCGCTGGAGCGTGGCCAGTTCGAGCTCTATAGCAGCAACCACGGCGACTGGTCGCTCCCGTTCATCTACCCCCCCTTCTCCGCCTACATCTTCTACAAGCTCCCGTTCGACTTCGCCGGTCTCCAGTGGGCCATGACCGTGACCAGCTTCGTCGCGCTCGTGGCCGTCGTGTGGGCGGCGTGGGGCATGCTGGGCCACCGCCGTACGTGGGGGCGCGTCGGCGTGACGCTGCTCACCTTCGCCGCGGTGGTGTGGCTGGAGCCGGTCTCGTGGACGCTGATCTGGGGTCAGGTCAACATCGTCCTGATGGCCCTGGTGCTGGTCGACCTGTCGTTCCCCGACGCGCGGTGGTGGAAGGGCATCGGCATCGGCATCGCCGCGGGGCTCAAGCTCACGCCGGCGATCTTCGTCGTGTATCTGATCATCACACGCCGCTTCCGGGCCGCCGGTGTCGCGATAGGTGCTTTCCTGGCGACCGTCGCGTTCGGGTTCCTCATGATCCCCCGGGCGTCCAAGGAGTACTGGACCAACCTCGGCGAGATCAGCAACAAGGTCAACGGCGAACTCAGCGTCGGCACCCTCAACAACCAGTCCGTCAAAGGCATGCTCACGCGCCTGATCGACAACGAGACCGTGGTGACCGGCATTTGGCTCGTTATCTGCGCCGTTGTTGTCGTTCTCGGCCTTCTCGCCGCCGCCAAGGCCTCGCTCGCCGGCCGCGAGCTTCTGGGCGTGGTGATCGTCGGCGCGCTGAGCCTGCTCGTTTCGCCGATCTCGTGGTCGCACCACTGGGTGTGGGTCGTCCCGGCGTTCATCCTGCTGATCCATACCGCGTACCGCCGCGCGACCCGGTTGTGGTGGGCGGCGGTCGGGGCGTTCTTCGTCTTCTACGCGTCGTGGCCGATGAAGATCAGTGCGCTCGGCACGTGGGATGACAAGGTGCCGTTCCAGCCCTTCGGGCTCATGTGGCTGGTGCCCCGCGACAACGGGCGTGAGAAGGACTGGAACATCTGGCAGTTCTTCGTCGGCAACAGCTACCTGCTCGGCGGCATCGTCCTGACGGTGCTCGTGTCGTGGCTGGTGCTCACGAACACCAGACTCGTGCCGCATCCGCTCGCGGTGGTCCCGGTCGACGTGCCGGCGACCGTTCCCGCCGGATCGGGCGAGGCCGGCGACCCGGCCGCCGCCGTCGAGACGGCCGCCTCCAACAGCGGCAAGGCGGGCAGGAAGGCCTCCGCCGCCAAGGACGGCACGCCCGGCGGGCCCGGGGACGACCCCGACCGGCGTGGCGTCGGCATAGGGAATTGA
- a CDS encoding glycosyltransferase 87 family protein: protein MPTPGTTTAAMRNEHAQNSRDSGGNSLAALRREVVTFVPRVSYKPSGDRSLAARVWLPIGLVAVAVAAATWVWTVRHHPEWLWRLIDLSVYDDAADSLNRAQHRIYRDRFGDGNLPFIYPPFAALVFYKLPFTFATLKLVATGLTLACLLAVVWASWGMLGYRRDWGRLGATLAVGGVVLWLEPIQQTLLFGQVNVILMAAVVLDLALPDCRWWKGIGIGLATGFKLTPGIFVAYLVLTRRFRAAAVATGTFLLTVVGAWVLIPRASKTYWTDAIGVGDSVGQDFISNQSFNGMLRRVFDGGPAEKPLWLLAVAVTGVVGLAAATLLSLRGRELAALVTCGMTGLLVSPISWTHHWVWIAPIFVLIAHVSLTRFRASASALVRAGWAALPVVFVLLTFAWPMSMDRRPALTPQGLLWLLPYAEKREHHWNVFQFLAGNSYLIAGVVLIAIAAVTAWRAAPRQGETAAKPPTDTLGASVPSVDPTP from the coding sequence ATGCCGACTCCGGGGACGACGACCGCAGCCATGCGCAACGAGCACGCACAAAACAGCCGCGACAGCGGCGGAAACAGCCTCGCGGCCCTGCGCCGCGAGGTCGTCACCTTCGTCCCCCGCGTGTCGTACAAGCCGTCCGGGGACCGCTCGCTGGCCGCCCGGGTGTGGCTCCCGATCGGCCTGGTCGCCGTCGCCGTCGCCGCCGCGACCTGGGTGTGGACCGTACGGCACCACCCCGAGTGGCTGTGGCGCCTGATCGACCTGAGCGTGTACGACGACGCGGCCGACTCGCTCAACCGCGCGCAGCACCGCATATACCGCGACCGCTTCGGCGACGGCAATCTGCCCTTCATCTATCCGCCGTTCGCCGCGCTGGTCTTCTACAAGCTGCCGTTCACCTTCGCGACGCTCAAGCTCGTGGCCACCGGGCTCACCCTGGCATGCCTGCTCGCGGTCGTCTGGGCCTCGTGGGGCATGCTCGGCTACCGCCGCGACTGGGGGCGCCTCGGGGCGACGCTCGCGGTCGGCGGCGTCGTGCTGTGGCTGGAGCCGATCCAACAGACGCTGCTGTTCGGCCAGGTCAACGTGATCCTCATGGCCGCGGTGGTCCTCGACCTGGCGCTGCCCGACTGCCGCTGGTGGAAGGGCATCGGCATCGGCCTGGCGACCGGGTTCAAGCTCACTCCGGGGATCTTCGTCGCGTATCTGGTCCTCACACGCCGGTTCCGGGCCGCCGCGGTGGCGACGGGCACCTTCCTGCTCACCGTCGTGGGTGCGTGGGTGCTGATCCCGCGCGCCTCCAAGACCTACTGGACCGACGCGATAGGCGTGGGCGACAGCGTCGGCCAGGACTTCATCTCCAACCAGTCGTTCAACGGCATGCTGCGCCGCGTGTTCGACGGAGGGCCCGCGGAGAAGCCGCTGTGGCTGCTCGCGGTGGCCGTCACCGGCGTCGTCGGGCTCGCCGCGGCGACGCTGCTGTCGCTGCGCGGGCGCGAGCTGGCGGCCCTCGTGACGTGCGGCATGACCGGACTGCTGGTCTCGCCGATCTCCTGGACGCACCACTGGGTGTGGATCGCGCCGATTTTCGTCCTGATCGCGCACGTTTCGCTGACCCGTTTCCGGGCCTCCGCGTCGGCGCTGGTCCGGGCCGGGTGGGCCGCGCTCCCGGTGGTCTTCGTGCTGCTGACGTTCGCGTGGCCGATGTCGATGGACCGGCGGCCGGCGCTGACGCCGCAAGGCCTGCTGTGGCTGCTGCCGTACGCGGAGAAGCGCGAACACCATTGGAACGTGTTCCAGTTCCTCGCCGGGAACTCCTACCTGATCGCGGGCGTGGTCCTCATCGCGATCGCGGCCGTCACCGCGTGGCGCGCCGCTCCGCGGCAGGGGGAAACAGCGGCGAAACCACCCACCGATACGCTCGGGGCGTCCGTACCCAGCGTCGACCCCACACCGTGA
- the pgsA gene encoding CDP-diacylglycerol--glycerol-3-phosphate 3-phosphatidyltransferase, translating into MAEAPPPPVAEPGGDGDTVTTDRVLTVPNLLSFARLLGVPVFLWLILWPEFGGPNHDGIALVILMVSGFTDWLDGKLARRWNQISRVGQVLDPAADRLYILSTLIGLTWRGILPLWVTALLVARELFIAALFPYLRAHGYGLLPVNFIGKAATFNLMYAFPFLLWSDHSGVIGTLSAIFGWAFAWWGIALYWWAGVLYAVQARRLVAAVKQAEAGYA; encoded by the coding sequence GTGGCCGAGGCGCCCCCGCCCCCCGTGGCCGAGCCCGGAGGGGACGGCGACACGGTCACCACCGACCGCGTCCTGACCGTGCCCAACCTGCTCAGCTTCGCGCGCCTGCTCGGGGTGCCCGTCTTCCTGTGGCTGATCCTGTGGCCGGAGTTCGGCGGGCCGAACCACGACGGGATCGCGCTGGTCATCCTCATGGTCAGCGGCTTCACCGACTGGCTCGACGGCAAGCTGGCGCGGCGCTGGAACCAGATCAGCAGGGTCGGCCAGGTCCTCGACCCGGCGGCGGACCGGCTCTACATCCTGTCCACCCTGATCGGCCTCACGTGGCGCGGCATCCTGCCGCTGTGGGTCACGGCCCTGCTGGTCGCCCGCGAGTTGTTCATCGCGGCGCTCTTCCCGTACCTGCGTGCCCACGGGTACGGCCTGCTGCCGGTGAATTTCATCGGGAAGGCCGCCACGTTCAATCTGATGTACGCGTTTCCGTTCCTGCTGTGGAGCGACCACAGCGGTGTTATCGGAACCCTCTCTGCCATCTTCGGCTGGGCGTTCGCCTGGTGGGGTATCGCGCTGTACTGGTGGGCAGGAGTTCTGTACGCGGTCCAGGCCAGACGCCTGGTCGCCGCGGTGAAACAGGCCGAGGCCGGGTACGCGTAG
- a CDS encoding mannose-1-phosphate guanyltransferase, whose product MKAVVMAGGEGTRLRPMTSSMPKPLLPVVNRPIMEHVLRLLKRHGFSETVVTVQFLASLVRNYFGDGEELGMTLTYANEETPLGTAGSVKNAEEALRDDTFLVISGDALTDFDLTKLVEYHREKGAMVTVCLTRVPDPVEFGITIIDDEGRVDRFLEKPTWGQVFSDTVNTGIYVMEPEVFDYVAAGVSVDWSGEVFPKLLEEGKPIYGYVAEGYWEDVGTHESYVKAQADVLDGKVDVDIDGFELAPGVWVAEGAEVDRDAILKGPVYIGDYAKVEGGVEIREHTVLGSNVVVKRGGFLHKAVIHDNVYIGPQTNLRGCVIGKNTDVMRAARIDEGAVIGDECLIEEESLVAAGVRVYPFKTIEAGAVVNTSVIWESRGQKNLFGPRGVSGILNVEITPELAVRLAGAYATTLKKGATVTTARDHSRGARALKRAVISALQASAINVRDLENVPMPVARQETARGSAGGIMIRTTPGVPDSVDIMFFDERGADLSQAAQRKLDRVFGRQEYRRAFPGEIGELTFPSRPFDSYAGSLLKAVDVTGVPDAGLKVVVDAAHGNAALVLPSVLGRLGIDALTVNTGLDDGRPTETTEDRAAGLVRLGEMVSSSRAAFGVRFDPVGERMSLVDERGRIIDDHRALLVFLDLVAAERRSGRIALPVTTTRIAEQVAAYHGVQVRWTTTSPDDLARVAAQDGTVFGGDGRGGFVVPEFSTIFDGTAAFVRLIGLVARTQLTLSQIDARIPRAHVRRRDVPTPWAAKGMVMRSVVEAAGERDIDTTDGVRVVESDGRWVLVLPDIAEAVTHVWAEGPDDTAAEELLDEWSEVVEHAGD is encoded by the coding sequence ATGAAGGCCGTCGTCATGGCCGGTGGTGAGGGAACCCGCCTCCGCCCGATGACCTCCAGCATGCCCAAGCCGCTCCTGCCGGTGGTCAACCGCCCGATCATGGAGCACGTTCTCCGGCTGCTCAAGCGACACGGTTTCTCCGAGACGGTGGTGACGGTCCAGTTCCTCGCGTCACTGGTGCGGAACTACTTCGGTGACGGCGAGGAGCTGGGCATGACCCTGACCTACGCCAACGAGGAGACGCCCCTCGGCACGGCCGGAAGCGTCAAGAACGCCGAAGAAGCGCTCAGGGACGATACGTTCCTGGTCATCTCCGGCGACGCGCTGACCGACTTCGACCTGACGAAGCTGGTCGAGTACCACCGCGAGAAGGGCGCGATGGTGACGGTGTGCCTCACCCGGGTCCCGGACCCCGTCGAATTCGGCATCACGATCATCGACGACGAGGGCCGCGTCGACCGCTTCCTCGAAAAGCCCACGTGGGGCCAGGTGTTCTCGGACACCGTCAACACCGGCATCTACGTCATGGAGCCCGAGGTCTTCGACTACGTCGCCGCCGGAGTCTCGGTCGACTGGTCCGGCGAGGTCTTCCCCAAGCTGCTTGAGGAGGGCAAGCCGATCTACGGCTACGTCGCCGAGGGCTACTGGGAGGACGTCGGCACCCACGAGAGCTACGTCAAGGCGCAGGCCGACGTCCTCGACGGCAAGGTGGACGTCGACATCGACGGCTTCGAGCTCGCGCCGGGCGTCTGGGTGGCGGAGGGCGCCGAGGTCGACCGCGACGCGATCCTCAAGGGGCCCGTCTACATCGGCGACTACGCCAAGGTCGAGGGCGGCGTCGAGATCCGCGAGCACACCGTGCTGGGCAGCAACGTCGTCGTCAAACGCGGCGGCTTCCTGCACAAGGCGGTGATCCACGACAACGTCTATATCGGCCCGCAGACCAACCTGCGGGGCTGCGTCATCGGCAAGAACACCGACGTCATGCGTGCTGCCCGTATCGACGAGGGCGCCGTCATCGGCGACGAATGCCTCATCGAAGAGGAGTCCCTGGTCGCCGCGGGCGTGCGGGTCTACCCGTTCAAGACCATCGAGGCCGGCGCCGTGGTCAACACGTCGGTCATCTGGGAGTCCCGCGGGCAGAAGAACCTTTTCGGGCCCCGCGGCGTCTCGGGCATCCTCAACGTCGAGATCACCCCCGAACTCGCGGTGCGGCTGGCCGGCGCCTACGCCACCACCCTCAAGAAGGGCGCGACCGTCACCACGGCCCGCGACCACTCGCGCGGCGCGCGCGCCCTCAAGCGCGCGGTCATCTCCGCACTCCAGGCCAGCGCCATCAACGTGCGCGACCTGGAGAACGTGCCGATGCCCGTGGCCCGTCAGGAGACCGCGCGCGGTTCGGCCGGCGGCATCATGATCCGGACGACGCCGGGCGTGCCCGACTCCGTCGACATCATGTTCTTCGACGAGCGCGGCGCCGACCTCTCGCAGGCCGCGCAGCGCAAGCTCGACCGCGTCTTCGGACGCCAGGAGTACCGCCGCGCGTTCCCCGGCGAGATCGGCGAACTCACCTTCCCCTCACGCCCGTTCGACAGCTACGCGGGCTCGCTCCTGAAGGCCGTCGACGTCACGGGCGTCCCCGACGCCGGCCTCAAGGTGGTCGTCGACGCGGCGCACGGCAACGCGGCGCTGGTGCTGCCGAGCGTGCTCGGCCGCCTCGGCATCGACGCGCTCACGGTCAACACCGGCCTCGACGACGGGCGTCCGACCGAGACCACCGAAGACCGCGCGGCCGGCCTCGTGCGGCTCGGCGAGATGGTCTCGTCCTCGCGCGCGGCGTTCGGCGTCCGGTTCGACCCGGTCGGCGAGCGGATGTCGCTCGTCGACGAACGCGGGCGCATCATCGACGACCACCGCGCGCTGCTCGTGTTCCTCGACCTCGTCGCGGCCGAACGCCGCAGCGGGCGCATCGCGTTGCCCGTCACCACCACACGCATCGCGGAGCAGGTCGCGGCGTACCACGGCGTCCAGGTGCGTTGGACGACGACCTCGCCCGACGACCTCGCCCGGGTCGCGGCCCAGGACGGCACGGTCTTCGGCGGCGACGGCCGAGGCGGCTTCGTCGTCCCCGAGTTCAGCACCATCTTCGACGGCACCGCGGCGTTCGTCCGGCTGATCGGCCTGGTCGCCCGCACCCAACTGACGCTCAGTCAGATCGATGCCCGGATTCCCCGCGCCCACGTCCGGCGCCGCGACGTCCCCACCCCGTGGGCGGCCAAGGGCATGGTCATGCGCTCGGTCGTCGAGGCGGCCGGGGAGCGCGACATCGACACCACCGACGGCGTCCGCGTCGTGGAGTCCGACGGCCGCTGGGTGCTCGTCCTGCCGGACATCGCCGAAGCCGTCACCCACGTATGGGCCGAGGGCCCCGACGACACCGCCGCCGAGGAACTGCTCGACGAGTGGTCCGAGGTCGTGGAGCACGCCGGGGACTGA
- a CDS encoding small basic family protein, with translation MIAVLGLAMGVVVGFFARPVIPADLEPYLPIAVVAALDAVFGGVRALLDGIFDDKVFVVSFLSNVVVAALIVFLGDKLGVGAQLSTGVVVVLGIRIFSNAAAIRRHVFRA, from the coding sequence GTGATCGCGGTACTCGGCTTGGCGATGGGAGTCGTGGTCGGCTTCTTCGCCCGCCCGGTGATCCCGGCCGATCTGGAGCCGTACCTCCCCATCGCGGTCGTGGCCGCCCTCGACGCCGTCTTCGGCGGTGTCCGCGCTCTGCTCGACGGGATCTTCGACGACAAGGTCTTCGTGGTCTCGTTCCTGTCCAACGTGGTCGTCGCGGCGCTCATCGTCTTCCTGGGCGACAAACTCGGCGTCGGCGCGCAGCTGTCGACCGGCGTCGTCGTTGTTCTCGGTATCCGGATCTTCTCGAACGCGGCGGCCATCCGCCGGCACGTCTTCCGGGCCTGA
- a CDS encoding DUF881 domain-containing protein, with translation MRFTPGKAPARRSDDTPRDLRTPSPSAPQASDGAHGAPDPRKSRGPVAPGDPGDPGDAEPPQTTADASESRDTGDPPRTPRRGRARKHRQTRTTAKRAGRRRDPEAPPSDRARPEDTVGPRDPADAPGPEPADTPDPAASSPAAPTGGASGPDGGDGSDTPGGPGEFDAADGGEPPEEPGTPEPSGRRRLAAALWPPRVSRAQLVVGILLFALGAALAIQVRSNTESDPLRGARESDLVRVLDELEQRTARLDSEKSRLEIDRAELESSNNAAEEARVQTDQRAQVLGILAGTVKATGPGITLTITDPKGAVTADMLLDTLQELRAAGAEAVQVNQVRVAAETHFIQSAPGAPIFVDEQPVTQPYVFKVIGNPQDLEPALNIPGGVIRTLERKEAQAVVVPSQQVVVDALRVPTTPDYARSAPDAGNDG, from the coding sequence TTGCGCTTCACTCCGGGCAAAGCACCCGCACGCCGCAGCGACGACACCCCGCGCGATCTCCGCACACCCTCCCCGTCGGCGCCGCAAGCCTCCGACGGCGCGCACGGTGCCCCGGACCCTCGGAAATCCCGAGGTCCCGTCGCCCCGGGCGACCCCGGCGACCCCGGCGACGCCGAGCCCCCGCAGACCACCGCCGACGCGTCCGAATCCCGCGACACGGGCGACCCGCCGCGTACGCCCCGCCGAGGCCGCGCCCGCAAGCACCGCCAGACCCGGACCACCGCGAAACGCGCCGGACGCCGCCGCGACCCCGAGGCCCCGCCGAGCGACCGTGCCCGCCCCGAGGACACGGTCGGCCCCCGCGACCCCGCCGACGCACCCGGGCCGGAGCCCGCGGACACCCCCGACCCCGCCGCGAGTTCCCCCGCCGCCCCGACCGGCGGCGCGAGCGGCCCGGACGGCGGGGACGGCTCCGACACGCCCGGCGGCCCCGGCGAGTTCGACGCCGCCGACGGCGGCGAGCCCCCCGAGGAACCCGGCACCCCCGAACCCAGCGGCCGGCGCCGACTCGCCGCCGCGCTGTGGCCGCCCCGCGTCAGCCGCGCCCAACTGGTCGTCGGCATCCTGCTGTTCGCCCTCGGCGCGGCGCTGGCGATCCAAGTGCGCAGCAACACCGAGTCCGATCCGCTGCGCGGTGCGCGCGAGTCCGATCTCGTGCGCGTTCTGGACGAACTCGAACAGCGCACCGCGAGGCTCGACTCCGAGAAGAGCCGCCTCGAAATAGACCGCGCCGAACTCGAGAGCAGCAACAACGCGGCCGAGGAAGCCCGCGTGCAGACCGACCAACGCGCGCAAGTCCTCGGCATTCTCGCCGGAACGGTCAAGGCGACCGGCCCCGGCATCACGCTGACCATCACCGACCCGAAGGGCGCCGTCACCGCGGACATGCTGCTCGACACCCTGCAGGAACTCCGCGCGGCGGGCGCCGAGGCCGTCCAGGTCAACCAGGTCCGCGTCGCCGCCGAGACGCACTTCATCCAGTCGGCGCCCGGGGCGCCGATCTTCGTCGACGAGCAACCCGTCACGCAGCCCTACGTGTTCAAGGTCATCGGCAATCCGCAGGACCTGGAACCCGCGCTGAACATCCCGGGCGGGGTGATTCGTACGTTGGAGCGGAAAGAGGCCCAAGCCGTCGTCGTACCCTCCCAGCAGGTCGTCGTGGACGCCTTGCGGGTGCCGACGACGCCTGACTACGCTCGCTCGGCACCGGATGCGGGCAACGACGGCTGA
- the gcvH gene encoding glycine cleavage system protein GcvH, with the protein MYPEDLTYTAEHEWVRSLGDEDGTVRVGITEYAQDALGDIVYVTLPQNGVTVTAGRPCGELESTKSVSDVYAPVSGAVVAVNDALESAPELVNSDPYGDGWMFEVRPDDPAAAGALWDVAAYVRSLDA; encoded by the coding sequence ATGTACCCGGAGGACCTCACGTACACGGCGGAGCACGAGTGGGTGCGCTCCCTCGGCGACGAGGACGGGACGGTGCGGGTCGGCATCACCGAGTACGCGCAGGACGCCCTCGGCGACATCGTGTATGTGACACTGCCGCAGAACGGCGTGACGGTCACCGCCGGACGGCCTTGCGGCGAGCTGGAGTCCACCAAGAGTGTCAGCGACGTCTACGCACCGGTCAGCGGTGCGGTCGTGGCCGTCAACGACGCCCTGGAGAGCGCGCCCGAACTGGTGAACTCCGATCCCTACGGGGACGGTTGGATGTTCGAGGTACGCCCCGACGACCCTGCCGCAGCCGGCGCGCTGTGGGACGTCGCGGCGTACGTCAGAAGTCTGGACGCCTGA